A stretch of DNA from Candidatus Binataceae bacterium:
AATCATGAAGTACAGCGCGCCGAGCGCGAACAGCGCTGCCGCCGCGGCGACGTCGCCCATCTCGACCGGATAGTCGATAAAGCTCGTCGGCTGCTGGCTCATCCCGAAGCCGCGCGCCTCCAGCGCCATCGCCATCGCGTTGGCCTTACGCAGCGCGCCCATGAAGACCGGAATCACCACCGGCACGTAGCGCTTGACCCGCTCCAGCGGACCGCCGCGGTTGAACTCGTACCCGCGCAGGTTCTGCGCCTGCACCACGGTCAGCGCCGCATCGATAAATAGCGGCACCAGCCGAAAGGCGAGCGTGACCGCGAATCCCACCCGATAAGGAACGCCAAGCCGCGCCAGTCCGGCGGTGAACTCTTCGACCTTGGTCGTGGACAGGAACAGGACCGAGGTCGCGAGCAGCTCGGCCAGCTTAAGCCCGCGCCCGAAGCCGAAGACCAGCGAGGCGCGGCTCAGATGGAACAGCGGAAGGTTAATCAGCGGCGGCCCCTGGCGGTAGAAAATCATCCACGCGAGCGTGGTGAAGAAAACGACCAGGATGAAGAGCCAGCGCAGCCTGTAGAAGTTGGGCCACGATCCCGTGATCTGCGCCAGCGCGAGCATCAGCAACCCCAGCGGCAGCAGCGCCAGCGGATGGTCGACCCAGTACACCGACCAGAACATCACGAACAGCGCGAAAACCTTGACCGTCGGATGGAGCCGATGGATGAAGGTGCCGCGGTCGATATACAGGAAGATCGGCATCAGCCCTGCGCTCGAAGCCAGGCTGCGAGCTCCTCCGGCGTGAGCGCGACCGCGCCGAAGCGGCGGGCAAGCTCGGTCACTTCGGGCGGACGGAAGGACGAGGAGGCGAGCAGCTCGTCGCGGGTGAAGAACTCGCGCACCCCGCCATCGTACAGTTTGCGCCCCCGGCGCATCAGCACCACCCGCCGCGCGTATTCGGCGACCAACCACGGCGTGTGCGTGATGATCACGATCGCGATCCCCTCGCGGTTGAGCCGGCTGATAAGACCCATCATGCGGCGTTGCTCGCGATAATCGAGCCCGGTCGTCGGCTCGTCGAGAATCAGCAGGCGCGGGCGCAGCGCGAGCACGCTCGCCACCGCCAGCCGCTGGCGCTCACCCTTGCCGAGCAGGAACGGGTCGCGCGCGCGCGCGTCCTCCAGGCCGACCGCGCGCAGCACCTCGGCGCAGCGCTGCTCGATCTCGGTGCGCGCGAGCTTGAAGTTGCGCGGCCCGAAGGCCACCTCGTCTTCGACGGTCGCGGCGAAAATCTGATGGTCTGGGTTCTGGAAGACGTAGCCGACTTCCTGCGCGGTCTCCGCCGGGCGCATTGTCGTGCGGTCGCGCCCGCGCAGCATCACGGTGCCGGAAACCGGATGTAGCAGGCCGACCAGATGCTTGGCGAGCGTGGTCTTGCCCGAGCCGTTCTGGCCGATGATCGCCACGAACTCGCCCGGTGCGATCTTCAGATCGATCGCGTCGAGCACCGTCGGACCGTCGGGATAGCTGAAGCACAGCCCGCGCGCCTCAACCAGCGGCGGCGGACCGGGATGTGCAACCGTATCCTGCGACAGTTGCGCGTTTGACGCCGTGGACGTGACCCGCGGGTCCGGCCGCGGCGGCGCGCCGCCCAGGCGCGGCAGCGCTCGGCGAATCATCGCTTCGGCCTCCTCCACGCTCGATGCATGCGCGGGCATTCCGATCGCGGCGAGCACGCGGTTGAGGCCCGGCGGATGCACTCCGCAGTCTTCGAGCAGCTCGATCCGCGTCATCAGCTCATCCGGCCGCCCGGCCGCAATGATCTCGCCTTCGCGCATCAGCACCAGGCGGTCGGCATCGCGCAGCACCTCGGCTTCGTGCTCGATCACAACGAGGCTGAGCCCCTGCGCGCGCAGGCGGCGAATCAGCGCAAAGACCTCGGCCTTGCCCTCGGGGTCGAGATCGGTGGTCGGCTCGTCGAGCACGATCACCTCGGGGCGCAGCGCGAGCACGCAGGCGATCGCGAGCCGCTGCTTTT
This window harbors:
- a CDS encoding energy-coupling factor transporter transmembrane component T — protein: MPIFLYIDRGTFIHRLHPTVKVFALFVMFWSVYWVDHPLALLPLGLLMLALAQITGSWPNFYRLRWLFILVVFFTTLAWMIFYRQGPPLINLPLFHLSRASLVFGFGRGLKLAELLATSVLFLSTTKVEEFTAGLARLGVPYRVGFAVTLAFRLVPLFIDAALTVVQAQNLRGYEFNRGGPLERVKRYVPVVIPVFMGALRKANAMAMALEARGFGMSQQPTSFIDYPVEMGDVAAAAALFALGALYFMIYYTGYGAIAPV
- a CDS encoding energy-coupling factor transporter ATPase; its protein translation is MKTGAPAPEALEPAPPDDAGGGAPAPDASDAHASADTAALEAVTYVYPDGERPALSRVSLALARGEMVGVMGASGAGKSTLAKCLNRIVPEFEGGSFEGGARIGGRRLDGARVCEVASQVGMVFQDFEAQLFSTNVAHEVAFAMEQIGMGRDEMVRRIRPALEAVGLAGFEYRDPTSLSGGEKQRLAIACVLALRPEVIVLDEPTTDLDPEGKAEVFALIRRLRAQGLSLVVIEHEAEVLRDADRLVLMREGEIIAAGRPDELMTRIELLEDCGVHPPGLNRVLAAIGMPAHASSVEEAEAMIRRALPRLGGAPPRPDPRVTSTASNAQLSQDTVAHPGPPPLVEARGLCFSYPDGPTVLDAIDLKIAPGEFVAIIGQNGSGKTTLAKHLVGLLHPVSGTVMLRGRDRTTMRPAETAQEVGYVFQNPDHQIFAATVEDEVAFGPRNFKLARTEIEQRCAEVLRAVGLEDARARDPFLLGKGERQRLAVASVLALRPRLLILDEPTTGLDYREQRRMMGLISRLNREGIAIVIITHTPWLVAEYARRVVLMRRGRKLYDGGVREFFTRDELLASSSFRPPEVTELARRFGAVALTPEELAAWLRAQG